A window from Plectropomus leopardus isolate mb chromosome 21, YSFRI_Pleo_2.0, whole genome shotgun sequence encodes these proteins:
- the LOC121960965 gene encoding apolipoprotein D-like has protein sequence MDFQSKGQAGFFGNLDMKAFKVLFVLLLTASAVDSQSFHTGKCPQPSVQEDFDVTKYMGTWYEIEKLPAMFERGKCNQATYTLLADGTVQVYNSELLSDGKINSIKGVASIKNSSQPAILDVSFFKGLPHSPYWVLSTDYQSFALVYSCIDYYGLFHVDFAWILARARALTEDVIGQLHNELTAAGVNTNRLTVSNQTGCDVMTKGPRSFEVNRFIVKDVARKC, from the exons ATGGATTTTCAGTCCAAAGGTCAGGCAG gGTTTTTTGGCAACTTGGACATGAAGGCGTTCAAG GTCCTGTTTGTTCTCCTCCTGACGGCCTCAGCAGTGGACAGTCAGTCTTTCCACACCGGCAAATGTCCCCAGCCGTCTGTTCAAGAGGATTTTGACGTGACAAAG TATATGGGCACTTGGTATGAAATCGAGAAGCTGCCAGCAATGTTTGAAAGAGGAAAATGTAACCAGGCTACGTACACTCTGCTCGCTGATGGGACGGTCCAAGTTTATAATTCAGAGCTGCT atcTGATGGAAAGATAAATTCAATTAAGGGTGTCGCCTCAATTAAAAACTCATCTCAACCTGCTATTCTGGATGTCAGCTTCTTTAAAG GTCTTCCACACAGTCCATACTGGGTGCTCTCCACAGACTACCAGTCGTTTGCTCTGGTGTACTCTTGCATTGACTACTATGGCCTTTTCCATGTTGATTTTGCCTGGATCCTGGCTCGCGCTCGGGCATTAACTGAGGACGTCATTGGCCAGTTACATAATGAGCTGACCGCTGCTGGTGTCAACACAAACCGCCTCACAGTCAGTAATCAGACTGGATGTGATGTCATGACCAAAG GACCGAGGTCATTTGAGGTGAACCGTTTTATTGTGAAGGACGTGGCACGGAAGTGTTGA